Proteins encoded by one window of Winogradskyella sp. PG-2:
- a CDS encoding histone deacetylase, whose translation MLKIAFHPIYKHPLPVGHRFPMEKYELLPQQLLYEGTCSGNNFFEPTKPNDKHILAVHDPEYYYDLVNITLNQRAARKIGFPLSEVLVEREVIIADGTIKASKFALEYGIAMNIAGGTHHAYTNRGEAFCLLNDQAIGARYLQNKGLAKKILIVDLDVHQGNGTAEIFQNDDSVFTFSMHGKSNYPFKKELSDLDIPLENDIDDSTYLELLRQTLPKLIKEQQPDFIYYLSGVDVIASDKLGKLGMSIEGCKARDRFVLEQCKANNINVMCSMGGGYSPNIKTIVDAHANTFRLAREIFF comes from the coding sequence ATGCTTAAGATAGCGTTTCATCCCATTTATAAGCATCCACTACCAGTAGGACATCGGTTTCCGATGGAAAAATATGAGTTATTGCCACAACAATTGCTTTACGAAGGCACTTGTAGTGGCAATAATTTTTTTGAACCTACAAAACCAAATGACAAACACATTTTAGCTGTACATGATCCTGAGTATTATTACGATTTAGTGAATATTACTCTAAATCAAAGAGCTGCTCGTAAAATTGGTTTCCCTTTAAGTGAAGTGCTAGTTGAACGTGAGGTTATTATCGCAGATGGTACTATCAAAGCTAGTAAATTTGCTTTAGAATACGGAATAGCAATGAATATTGCAGGTGGTACACACCATGCCTATACTAATAGAGGTGAAGCATTTTGTTTGCTTAACGATCAGGCAATTGGAGCACGTTATCTTCAAAATAAAGGTTTAGCAAAAAAGATTTTAATAGTAGATTTAGATGTGCACCAAGGTAATGGGACTGCAGAGATTTTTCAGAATGATGATTCTGTATTTACATTTTCTATGCATGGCAAAAGTAATTATCCTTTTAAAAAGGAACTAAGCGATTTAGATATTCCTTTAGAAAATGATATTGACGATTCAACATATTTAGAATTACTAAGACAAACCTTACCAAAACTGATTAAAGAACAGCAACCAGACTTTATCTATTACCTCTCTGGTGTCGATGTTATAGCTTCAGATAAGCTAGGCAAACTTGGCATGTCTATAGAAGGTTGTAAAGCCAGAGATCGTTTTGTTTTAGAACAATGTAAAGCCAATAATATTAATGTAATGTGCAGTATGGGAGGTGGTTACTCGCCTAATATTAAAACTATTGTAGATGCGCATGCCAATACCTTTAGATTGGCACGAGAAATTTTCTTTTAG
- the metG gene encoding methionine--tRNA ligase, producing the protein MSKRYTITAALPYTNGPIHIGHLAGVYVPADIYSRYLRLIGNDVAFICGSDEHGVPITIKAKKEGVTPQDIVDKYHAIIKTSFEEFGISFDNYSRTSAKIHHDTASEFFKTLYDKNEFVEEVTKQLYDADANQFLADRFVTGTCPKCGYEEAYGDQCENCGSSLNATDLINPKSAITGNVPTLKETKHWFLPLNKHENFLKEWILEGHKKDWKPNVYGQVKSWVDDGLRPRAVTRDLDWGIPVPLEGGEGKVLYVWFDAPIGYISATKEWAAREGKNWEDYWKDKNTTLVHFIGKDNIVFHCIIFPSMLKAEGSYILPENVPANEFLNLEGNKLSTSKNWAVWLPDYLIDFPNQQDVLRYALTANAPEAKDNDFTWKDFQARNNNELVAIFGNFINRVVVLTNKYYDGIVPQPSNYTKIDEETLTTLRAYPAVISSSIERYRFREASQELMNLARLGNKYLADEEPWKTIKTDEERTKTVMFVALQIASSLAILSEPFLPFTSTKLKNILCHSQLDSESSWEDVSSKDILLPANHSIEKGKPQLLFSKIEDDQIEVQLAKLEASKKANEAAKKIVEPQKEEITFDDFTKLDIRVGTILEAEKMPKTKKLLVLKVDTGIDTRTIVSGIAESFKPEDIIGKRVTVLVNLAPRALRGVESQGMILMTEDQGGNLVFVNPDIKDVSNGLKIS; encoded by the coding sequence ATGTCAAAGAGATATACCATAACAGCAGCCTTACCTTACACCAATGGACCAATTCATATTGGTCATTTAGCTGGTGTCTATGTACCTGCAGATATTTATTCGAGATACTTAAGGCTAATAGGTAATGATGTTGCTTTTATTTGCGGTAGTGACGAGCACGGAGTTCCAATTACTATAAAAGCAAAAAAAGAAGGTGTAACACCACAAGACATTGTAGATAAATATCATGCGATTATAAAAACCTCTTTTGAAGAGTTTGGTATTTCATTTGATAATTACTCTCGTACATCAGCGAAGATTCATCATGATACGGCTTCAGAGTTTTTTAAGACCTTATATGATAAAAACGAGTTTGTAGAAGAAGTTACAAAACAATTATATGATGCTGACGCTAATCAGTTTTTAGCTGACCGATTTGTTACAGGAACTTGCCCAAAATGTGGTTACGAAGAAGCTTATGGGGATCAATGTGAAAACTGCGGAAGCAGCTTAAATGCTACAGATTTAATTAACCCAAAGTCAGCTATAACAGGTAATGTACCAACATTAAAGGAGACTAAGCACTGGTTTTTACCATTAAATAAGCACGAAAACTTTTTAAAAGAATGGATCTTAGAAGGTCATAAAAAAGATTGGAAACCAAATGTATATGGCCAAGTAAAATCTTGGGTTGATGATGGTTTACGACCAAGAGCTGTAACTAGAGATTTAGATTGGGGAATACCTGTACCTTTAGAAGGTGGAGAAGGCAAAGTACTCTATGTATGGTTTGATGCACCAATCGGTTATATCTCTGCAACTAAAGAATGGGCTGCTCGCGAAGGAAAAAATTGGGAAGACTATTGGAAAGACAAAAACACAACTCTTGTCCACTTCATAGGAAAAGATAACATTGTTTTTCATTGCATTATTTTTCCATCTATGCTTAAGGCTGAAGGTTCATATATTTTACCAGAAAATGTTCCTGCTAATGAGTTCTTAAATTTAGAAGGCAATAAATTATCAACTTCAAAAAATTGGGCGGTTTGGTTACCAGACTATCTTATAGATTTCCCTAATCAGCAAGATGTATTACGTTATGCTTTAACCGCTAATGCACCAGAAGCAAAAGATAATGATTTCACTTGGAAAGATTTTCAGGCAAGAAACAACAACGAATTGGTTGCAATATTCGGAAACTTTATAAATCGTGTTGTTGTACTTACAAATAAATACTATGATGGTATTGTGCCTCAGCCTTCGAATTACACTAAAATAGATGAAGAAACCTTAACTACGCTAAGAGCTTATCCTGCTGTTATATCAAGTTCTATTGAACGTTATCGTTTTAGAGAAGCAAGTCAAGAGTTAATGAATTTAGCGCGACTAGGTAACAAATATTTAGCCGACGAAGAACCATGGAAAACTATCAAAACTGATGAAGAACGCACCAAAACTGTAATGTTTGTGGCTTTACAAATTGCATCTTCTTTAGCAATATTATCAGAACCATTTTTACCATTTACCTCAACAAAGCTCAAAAACATACTTTGCCACTCTCAACTAGATTCCGAATCTAGTTGGGAAGATGTTTCTAGTAAAGATATCTTATTACCTGCTAATCACTCTATTGAAAAAGGGAAACCGCAATTATTATTTTCAAAAATTGAGGATGATCAAATAGAAGTACAATTAGCAAAACTAGAGGCTAGTAAAAAAGCCAACGAAGCTGCGAAAAAAATAGTAGAACCGCAAAAAGAAGAAATTACTTTTGATGATTTCACCAAACTAGATATTAGAGTCGGTACTATTTTAGAAGCTGAGAAAATGCCAAAAACTAAAAAGCTTTTAGTCCTAAAAGTAGATACTGGTATAGACACACGTACTATTGTTTCTGGTATTGCAGAAAGTTTTAAACCAGAAGATATCATTGGTAAACGAGTTACAGTTTTAGTGAATTTAGCACCTAGAGCACTTCGTGGAGTAGAAAGTCAAGGTATGATTTTAATGACTGAGGACCAAGGTGGTAATTTAGTATTTGTTAATCCAGATATTAAAGATGTTTCTAATGGATTAAAGATTAGTTAA
- a CDS encoding DUF1501 domain-containing protein, with translation MCNHNTNTDKKFGTSAHDLEHKKWNRRSFLQALGLSGAGTMMLGGMPLSASSNSKLAAAISNSETDRVLVIIRLKGGNDGLNTIVPIYDYDTYATQRPSIRHYQNQLTALTPDFGMPSYMNDLLNLWDNGGMKVVHGVGYENPSLSHFAGADVWASTDPTNATQSGWLGRHFEELYPEYLLNPPSIPAAVQIGSIGNLIFDGPSNSYAFSVANPDQLESIAENGTVHDMTSFPDCIYGEQLEFMRGTTNTTYQYAGTIHEAYSEGSNSFEYMDSDLGQQLAIVAKLIKGNLGTKVYMVTLDGFDTHANQVNNHRELLVDLSNSIKTFYDDLAQSGYDDKVLSMTLSEFGRRIYENGSNGTDHGKAAPLMLFGPALQGNGFVGTHPDLSTGGGNLDYTQDFREVYASIMQEWLCIDSDLVDEALLNTTYARVDLGFNCDTLGVDDFNRNRFKHYVLYTDTDSILKIKNPYTQHTVIKLYDIMGRDLAILKNEILFAGEHSISIKNTVNTKLNVGQYIYRISIGNQNFSKSLIIR, from the coding sequence ATGTGCAATCACAATACAAATACAGATAAAAAATTTGGAACTAGTGCTCATGATTTAGAGCATAAAAAATGGAATAGAAGATCATTTCTACAAGCTTTAGGTTTATCAGGAGCTGGCACTATGATGCTAGGCGGTATGCCACTCTCTGCTTCTAGTAATTCTAAACTTGCTGCAGCAATTAGTAATTCTGAAACGGATAGAGTTTTAGTAATCATTAGATTAAAAGGTGGTAATGATGGTCTTAACACTATAGTCCCAATTTACGACTATGATACCTATGCAACCCAAAGACCAAGTATTAGACATTATCAAAATCAGTTAACGGCTTTAACGCCAGATTTTGGGATGCCTAGCTATATGAATGACCTGTTAAATCTTTGGGATAATGGAGGTATGAAGGTTGTACATGGAGTTGGATATGAAAATCCAAGTTTATCTCATTTTGCTGGCGCAGATGTTTGGGCCTCGACAGATCCTACAAATGCGACGCAATCAGGTTGGTTAGGCCGTCACTTCGAAGAATTATATCCTGAATATTTATTAAATCCACCTTCAATTCCGGCGGCAGTTCAAATTGGTAGTATTGGTAATTTAATATTTGATGGTCCATCAAATAGTTACGCATTTTCTGTAGCAAATCCTGATCAACTTGAATCCATAGCAGAAAATGGAACCGTACATGACATGACAAGTTTTCCAGATTGTATTTATGGTGAACAATTAGAGTTTATGCGTGGCACTACAAATACGACATATCAATACGCTGGTACAATTCATGAAGCTTACTCAGAAGGATCAAACAGTTTTGAGTATATGGACTCTGATTTAGGTCAACAATTAGCGATAGTAGCCAAATTAATAAAAGGTAATTTAGGCACTAAAGTTTATATGGTAACACTAGATGGTTTCGACACACATGCCAATCAAGTTAATAACCATAGAGAATTATTGGTTGATTTATCTAATTCTATTAAAACATTCTATGATGATTTAGCACAATCGGGATATGATGATAAAGTTTTATCTATGACACTTAGCGAATTTGGTCGTCGTATTTATGAAAATGGTTCTAACGGAACAGATCATGGTAAAGCAGCACCATTAATGCTATTTGGACCTGCTTTACAAGGAAACGGATTTGTTGGTACGCATCCAGATCTTAGTACAGGAGGAGGAAATCTAGACTATACGCAAGATTTTAGAGAAGTATACGCCAGTATTATGCAAGAGTGGTTGTGTATAGATAGTGACCTAGTAGATGAAGCTTTACTTAATACAACTTATGCCAGAGTTGATCTTGGCTTTAATTGTGATACCTTAGGTGTTGACGACTTTAACCGAAATAGGTTTAAACATTATGTACTTTACACAGATACGGATTCAATACTAAAAATAAAGAATCCATATACACAACATACCGTTATTAAACTTTACGATATTATGGGGAGGGATTTAGCAATACTTAAAAACGAAATATTATTTGCTGGTGAGCACAGTATTAGTATAAAAAATACCGTAAATACTAAATTGAATGTAGGTCAATATATTTATAGAATATCTATAGGGAATCAGAATTTTAGTAAATCTTTGATTATACGCTAA
- a CDS encoding DUF1800 family protein, giving the protein MAVFTSCITSSLQPYLPSTENPWNETRVRHAFRRIGYDANKSMITNALAVSPSVLIDQLVNESLNVSDWPEPTWANFTDDDYTNLGLDFDEQTQANHGEVYRALVEQMAGETGLKARLILFWSNHFVTRLEEYYTSNHLYEYYKTIETHALGNFQNFVSDIGKTSAMLVFLNGLENTSFSPNENYARELYELFTLGVDNGYNQQDIEETSKALTGYNHRQNWTYPIYFDNSTFNTTDKTIFEQTGNWNYDDVVTILFQEKSPLIAQFICKKLYKYFVSATINEDVVTEMATLFVQDFNIANILRTLFKSQHFFDSKTIGIQIKSPYDMTISYLKITGFSLQDEFKEAIVWINGLIGQSLFDPVDVAGWQGDRDWINSSTLSGRWEILQWTIWHTWNNYNEELRTFAIESSNNSNDPYLISKSIIDRFMPVELFSTEDYQVATDIFKHNVPTNYYEDQLWNLQWDSAPYQVALLLLHLIKIPEFQLK; this is encoded by the coding sequence ATGGCAGTTTTTACATCTTGTATTACGTCTTCGTTACAACCTTATTTACCTTCTACTGAAAATCCATGGAATGAAACTCGAGTAAGACATGCATTTAGGCGAATTGGTTATGACGCTAATAAGTCCATGATTACAAATGCACTAGCAGTCTCACCAAGTGTATTAATTGACCAATTAGTTAACGAATCGCTAAATGTCTCCGATTGGCCAGAACCAACTTGGGCAAATTTCACAGATGACGACTACACCAATCTTGGTCTAGACTTTGATGAACAAACACAAGCCAATCATGGAGAGGTTTATCGTGCACTTGTTGAGCAGATGGCGGGAGAAACGGGTTTAAAAGCAAGACTAATCTTGTTTTGGAGTAATCATTTTGTAACACGCTTAGAAGAATATTATACGAGTAACCATCTTTACGAATATTACAAAACTATAGAAACCCATGCACTTGGTAACTTTCAAAATTTTGTAAGTGATATCGGAAAAACAAGTGCTATGCTAGTGTTTTTAAATGGTTTAGAAAATACAAGCTTTAGCCCTAACGAAAATTATGCACGGGAGCTATACGAATTGTTTACCCTTGGAGTAGACAATGGCTACAATCAACAAGATATTGAAGAAACCTCTAAAGCACTAACCGGTTATAACCACAGACAAAACTGGACTTATCCTATTTATTTTGATAATAGCACATTCAACACTACTGATAAAACTATTTTTGAGCAAACTGGAAATTGGAACTATGATGATGTCGTTACTATATTATTTCAAGAAAAATCGCCTTTAATTGCACAATTTATCTGTAAAAAACTTTATAAATATTTTGTTAGCGCAACTATTAATGAGGATGTCGTAACCGAAATGGCAACACTTTTTGTTCAAGATTTTAATATTGCCAATATTCTTAGAACATTATTTAAAAGCCAACATTTCTTTGATAGTAAAACTATAGGAATACAAATAAAAAGTCCATATGATATGACCATATCATATTTAAAAATTACTGGCTTTAGTCTGCAAGATGAATTCAAAGAGGCAATTGTATGGATTAATGGATTAATAGGACAAAGTCTTTTCGACCCTGTTGATGTTGCAGGATGGCAAGGAGATAGAGATTGGATTAACTCAAGTACTTTAAGTGGTCGCTGGGAAATTTTACAATGGACTATCTGGCATACTTGGAATAATTATAATGAAGAATTGAGAACATTTGCGATAGAAAGTTCTAATAACAGTAATGACCCTTATCTCATCTCAAAAAGTATTATAGACCGGTTTATGCCTGTAGAATTGTTTTCGACTGAAGATTACCAAGTTGCTACAGATATTTTTAAACATAATGTACCTACAAACTATTATGAAGATCAACTTTGGAATCTACAATGGGATTCTGCTCCTTACCAAGTCGCCTTACTCCTACTTCATCTTATAAAAATTCCTGAATTTCAGCTTAAATAA
- a CDS encoding LD-carboxypeptidase encodes MILRPSIVFLCFAISLLTNDKTYAQNKTDNSTEMISELIQPPYLKAGDTVAIVAPSGILKNREREVQQAVDLLKSWGLNAVVGKHVFSKSNHFAGTDDERCEDLQNALDDSNISAIWCARGGYGTVRILDKLNYKKFKENPKWIIGYSDITALHNQVHNEGFQTIHALMCVSLTKDLEEIKETIETFKAAIFGDPYDYTLRGSKYNRVGETTGPLVGGNLTILHTMLGSEETIDTSGKILFIEEIGEYKYHIDRMLQSMKRAGYFDDLKGLIVGDMSKMRKNTTLWGNSVEQLILDALSEYDFPITFNMPAGHEKDNRALILGGSIHLSVETEKTKLRVLN; translated from the coding sequence ATGATTTTGAGACCCTCGATTGTGTTTTTATGTTTTGCAATTAGTTTATTAACAAACGATAAAACTTATGCTCAAAATAAAACTGATAATTCTACAGAAATGATATCAGAATTAATCCAACCTCCATATTTAAAAGCAGGAGATACAGTAGCCATAGTAGCTCCATCTGGGATTTTAAAAAATCGAGAACGCGAAGTGCAACAAGCTGTAGATTTATTAAAAAGTTGGGGATTGAATGCAGTGGTTGGCAAACATGTATTTAGTAAATCAAATCATTTTGCAGGTACAGATGATGAACGATGCGAGGACTTACAAAATGCTTTGGACGATTCTAATATTAGTGCTATTTGGTGTGCAAGAGGAGGTTATGGGACGGTTAGAATTTTAGATAAACTCAATTATAAAAAGTTTAAAGAAAACCCCAAATGGATTATTGGTTACAGTGATATTACAGCTTTACACAACCAAGTACATAATGAAGGATTTCAAACTATTCATGCATTAATGTGTGTTAGTTTGACTAAAGATCTGGAAGAAATTAAAGAAACTATTGAGACGTTTAAAGCAGCTATTTTTGGGGATCCTTATGATTATACACTTCGAGGTTCTAAATACAATAGAGTAGGGGAAACTACAGGACCATTAGTTGGTGGAAATCTAACCATCTTGCATACCATGTTAGGCTCTGAAGAAACTATTGATACCTCTGGGAAAATATTATTTATTGAAGAAATAGGCGAATACAAATATCACATTGACAGAATGTTACAAAGTATGAAACGCGCTGGTTATTTTGATGACCTTAAAGGTCTAATTGTTGGTGATATGTCTAAAATGCGAAAAAACACCACGCTTTGGGGAAATTCAGTAGAACAGTTGATCCTTGATGCCTTATCTGAATATGATTTTCCAATTACCTTTAACATGCCAGCAGGTCATGAAAAAGATAATCGAGCTTTGATTTTAGGGGGAAGTATTCATCTATCTGTTGAGACAGAGAAAACTAAGCTAAGAGTTCTAAATTAA
- a CDS encoding HEAT repeat domain-containing protein — translation MSFYDLLKRKRNQLVEEINQDIENDLKKHNTENIIKYFAYEDTYIRKTAYLAIGKIFYSQKQLQSEIFLVLKELMKSEDELVRQTVINAAGEIGKFHFDKIQYFMDAGLFDKHHRVRNAVIGSIKKMGERNPLPVLAWAKTYLKHQDKEIRREICHGIELRGRTHPQDILPLLRELEFDETKRVSDTLIHVLGQIAYKRGCLQTVVAHLNT, via the coding sequence ATGTCATTTTACGATTTATTAAAACGAAAACGTAACCAATTGGTTGAAGAAATCAATCAAGATATTGAAAATGATTTAAAGAAACATAATACAGAAAATATTATCAAATACTTTGCATATGAGGATACTTACATTAGAAAAACAGCTTATTTAGCTATTGGCAAAATCTTCTACTCACAGAAACAATTACAATCCGAAATTTTTTTGGTATTAAAAGAGCTAATGAAATCTGAAGATGAGTTAGTGAGACAAACAGTTATTAATGCAGCTGGTGAAATAGGGAAATTTCATTTTGATAAGATTCAATATTTTATGGATGCTGGTTTATTTGATAAGCACCATCGTGTTAGGAATGCAGTAATAGGTTCCATTAAGAAAATGGGCGAACGTAACCCTTTGCCTGTTTTGGCTTGGGCTAAAACCTATCTAAAACACCAAGACAAAGAGATAAGGCGAGAGATTTGCCATGGTATTGAATTAAGAGGAAGAACACATCCTCAAGATATTTTACCACTTTTAAGAGAATTAGAATTTGATGAAACCAAACGCGTTTCTGATACATTAATTCATGTACTAGGTCAAATTGCATACAAGCGAGGTTGTTTACAAACTGTGGTTGCTCATCTTAATACCTGA
- a CDS encoding serine hydrolase domain-containing protein: MKKTITLLAFLISVSSLSQNDIKKIDSIVNSKIAENDPGLMVGIVKDGKIIYEKYRGLAYLQFQIKIDKKTKSNIASTAKQYTALMILDLVLNKKLDLEDDIRKYLPSLYKKVKDQIKIRHVLNHTSGIRDYCDLMGLQNDIWWKKIGLKNDDVINLLKQQEDLAFKPGSEYTYSNSGYVVLAEIIEKISGKKFTNYSKQFFSDLGMKETLFIERYAGIIPNRAEPYGDWGDGIMLQTPTVTKTAGEGFLYTTLKDQLHFEQAVQNANQNSNTLLIKSQQPIPNSEITTYGFGLELNDFLNRKAVHHSGATGGYNSQMIRFPEEKLTIFAMSNNGNISTYMIANEIANVLLPKINKKEQYNPRLSETIGTSEKVQITGQYHTKSGYLTRIVTEEDKTYFKQGRNLSIELIPETKNKYHLDYDPKSKLVFYKEEMVLFEPSGKMSIYKRSNEKPASFADLEGFIGTYFSDELDMSFSLSLDKNNKLKMNFSNRNNERDAEVFNKNELLSRNFTLKINRDQFDRVTEIFLSLGRAKNNRFKKMTNLTHQPKVKTENGSIQVTTIGSVNGNTSDILLTKNHQNGNEVWSQKFGGNSYDKASSILSTDDGYLIIGSTSSYGKGNYDMFVIKTDKKGNKIWQNTFGDFYNEYGYSAEKTVTGFLIKGTIQNCTSNTDVFNRECTTNVWFVSIDKNGKELSNKILEEIK, translated from the coding sequence ATGAAAAAAACGATCACTCTACTCGCCTTTCTTATTTCAGTTTCATCTTTATCTCAAAATGATATAAAAAAAATTGATTCTATAGTTAATTCTAAGATTGCAGAAAACGATCCAGGTTTAATGGTTGGAATCGTAAAAGATGGAAAAATCATTTATGAAAAATATCGTGGATTAGCTTATCTGCAATTTCAAATAAAAATAGACAAAAAAACAAAATCTAATATTGCATCTACGGCAAAACAGTATACTGCATTAATGATTTTAGATTTAGTATTAAACAAAAAGTTGGATTTAGAAGATGATATTAGGAAGTATCTTCCAAGTCTATACAAAAAAGTAAAAGATCAAATAAAAATTAGACACGTTCTTAATCATACCAGTGGCATTAGAGACTATTGTGATTTAATGGGTTTACAAAACGATATTTGGTGGAAAAAAATAGGTTTAAAAAATGATGACGTTATTAACTTATTAAAACAACAAGAAGACCTAGCTTTTAAACCGGGTTCAGAATATACGTATAGCAATTCAGGTTATGTTGTTTTGGCAGAAATCATAGAAAAAATCTCAGGTAAAAAATTCACTAATTACTCAAAACAGTTTTTTAGTGATTTGGGTATGAAGGAAACATTATTTATTGAGCGATACGCTGGCATTATTCCTAACAGAGCAGAACCCTATGGTGATTGGGGTGATGGTATAATGCTGCAAACACCAACAGTTACTAAAACCGCTGGAGAAGGCTTTTTATATACTACACTTAAAGATCAACTACACTTTGAACAAGCAGTACAAAATGCAAATCAAAACAGTAATACCCTATTAATAAAAAGTCAACAACCCATTCCAAATAGTGAAATTACAACCTACGGTTTTGGACTAGAACTTAATGATTTTTTAAACCGAAAAGCAGTACATCATAGTGGTGCAACAGGTGGCTATAACTCTCAAATGATTAGGTTCCCAGAAGAAAAATTAACCATTTTTGCAATGAGTAATAATGGTAATATTTCAACATATATGATTGCCAATGAAATTGCAAATGTTCTTCTTCCTAAAATAAATAAGAAAGAGCAATATAATCCAAGACTATCTGAAACAATAGGTACTTCTGAAAAAGTACAGATTACAGGTCAATACCATACCAAAAGTGGTTATTTAACAAGAATCGTAACGGAAGAAGATAAAACCTATTTCAAACAAGGAAGAAATCTTAGTATTGAGCTTATTCCAGAAACAAAAAACAAATATCATTTAGACTATGACCCTAAATCAAAGTTAGTGTTTTATAAGGAAGAGATGGTTTTATTTGAACCATCAGGGAAAATGTCTATTTATAAAAGAAGTAATGAAAAACCTGCTTCTTTTGCGGATTTAGAAGGTTTTATTGGTACTTATTTTAGTGATGAATTAGATATGAGTTTTAGTCTTTCATTAGATAAAAACAATAAATTAAAAATGAATTTTTCAAATCGTAACAATGAGCGAGATGCAGAGGTGTTTAATAAAAACGAATTATTGTCTCGTAATTTCACTTTAAAAATAAATAGAGATCAATTTGATAGAGTTACTGAAATATTCTTAAGCTTAGGAAGAGCTAAAAATAATCGATTTAAAAAGATGACAAATTTAACTCATCAGCCAAAAGTTAAAACTGAAAATGGGTCTATCCAAGTTACAACAATTGGATCTGTAAATGGTAATACCTCAGATATTCTATTGACAAAAAATCATCAAAATGGAAATGAAGTTTGGTCTCAAAAATTTGGTGGTAATAGTTATGATAAAGCAAGTTCCATTTTATCTACAGATGATGGTTATTTAATTATTGGTTCTACAAGTTCATACGGGAAGGGTAATTACGATATGTTTGTGATTAAAACAGATAAAAAAGGGAATAAGATTTGGCAAAACACCTTTGGTGATTTTTATAATGAATATGGTTATTCAGCTGAAAAAACAGTTACAGGCTTTTTAATTAAAGGGACCATCCAGAACTGTACATCAAATACAGATGTTTTTAACAGAGAATGCACAACCAACGTTTGGTTTGTTTCTATTGATAAAAACGGAAAGGAATTATCAAATAAAATATTAGAAGAGATTAAATAG